The Candidatus Omnitrophota bacterium genomic sequence CTTTTGTTCCACATTTAATTCCGATGAATTATGGCATCTTGGAAACAATTTATATTCAGCTTAAAAGTCCGATGGCAGCTCAAGAAATATACAAACTTTATCAAAAATTTTATAAAACCGAGAAATTTGTTCGCATCTTAAAACCTGAAAAACAACCAGAAACTAAAAATGTAACTGGAACAAATTATTGTGATATTGGTTTTGCAGTCAAAGACAATATGGTTGTGATCACAAGCGTGATCGATAATTTGATGAAAGGCGCTTCAAGCCAAGCTGTTCAAAACATGAATCTGATGTGCGGCTTCAAGGAAGAAGCTGGACTTTCTTAAAGGATCTAAAATGAAAAAAATAAAAGGTGGAGTTACAGCCGCACAAGGTTTTCTAGCGAACGGCCTTTGGTGTGGAATCAAGAAATCTGGCAAACCTGATCTTTCGCTCATTATGTGCGAAACTCCTACGTGCAGCGTTGGTGTTTTTACAAAAAACTCTGTGATTGCCGCACCGCTTGTTGTAACAAAAAGGAAAATTCGAAACAATAAAGCGCAAGCCATTGTCACAAATAGCGGAAATGCCAATTGCTTTACTGGAAAATTTGGCCTTGCCTATGCAGAGAAAACTTCTGAGCTAATTGCTAAACTTTTAAATATATCCGAAAATGATGTTTTGGTTTCGTCCACAGGGATTATTGGAAAACCACTGCCCTTTAAGAAAATCAAAAAAGCAGCACCAGCACTCGTCAAAGGACTATCACGATCAAACGCTAACATTGCCGCCAAAGGAATTTTAACAACAGACACCTTTGAAAAAGAAATTGCTGTTGAAATTACACTAGGAACAAAAAAAGTTAAAATCGGTGCAATGGCTAAAGGTTCCGGTATGATTGCGCCTAATATGGCAACCATGCTTGCGTATATCACAACAGACGCAGCCATTAGCGCACCACTTTTAAAATCAGCACTTAAAGACGCTTGCGCAACATCTTTTAATAGCATTACAATCGACAATTGCATGAGCACAAATGATATGGTTATCGTCATGGCAAGCGGACTTGCGAAAAATTCTAAAATTACAAAAAAAGGAACTGATTATGCAAAATTTTGTAAGGCACTTCAGTTTATATGCCTTGACCTTGCCAAGAAAATTGTTATCGATGGGGAAGGTGCTACAAAATTTATTACAGTTTCTGTTGGCAGCGCAAAGAATGATGCACAAGCCAAAAAAGTTGCATTTGCTATTGCGAATTCAAATTTAGTTAAAACCGCAGCTTATGGGAGCAACCCAAACTGGGGACGCGTGGCTGCTGCAGTTGGATCTCTTGGCCTAAACATCACAGAAAGCCAGTTGAAAATAAAATTTAGTTCTTTTAAAAAGAAAGATATCAGCATCTATGTTGACTTAAATATTGGATCAGGGTTATCAACGGTATATACATCGGATCTATCGACAAATTATGTAGAAATAAATGGAAAATATAATTAAAAAAGCTAATATTCTTGTTGAAGCGCTTCCATATATTCATGCGTTTCGCCGAAAAATCTTTGTTATCAAGTATGGCGGCAGTATTCTTGAAAATGATACAATTCGAAAATATATTTTCGAAGACCTTGTCTTTTTAAGCTATGTTGGTATCCGAACTATTCTTGTCCATGGCGGAGGGCCGTTTATTAACGCCCGTTTGCAAGCAACAGGCAAAAAAGCAGAATTTCATGATGGTATTCGCGTCACAGACAAGCATACGCTCGATATTGTGAGTGAAGAACTTGGAAAGCTAAACAAAAAAATTGTCAGCGAAATCAAAGGGCTTAATGGTGATGCTACAGGACTAATCGGATATGAAAATATTATTCATGTAGAAAAGAAGAAAGCGTCTAAAGATCTTGGATTCGTTGGCCAAGTAAAAACAATTAATAAAAAAGCGATTGAAAAACATCTTAAGCGAGGACACATCACCGTTATATCGCCAATGGGCATCTGCAGCGAACAGCAATCCTACAACATTAATGCCGATGAAGTAGCAAGTGCGATCGCTGTTTCAATGAATGCAGAAAAACTTGTCCTTCTGACAAACGTTTTAGGCGTCTTGCGCGATCCCAAAAATCCAGAGTCGCTTATC encodes the following:
- the argJ gene encoding bifunctional glutamate N-acetyltransferase/amino-acid acetyltransferase ArgJ; translated protein: MKKIKGGVTAAQGFLANGLWCGIKKSGKPDLSLIMCETPTCSVGVFTKNSVIAAPLVVTKRKIRNNKAQAIVTNSGNANCFTGKFGLAYAEKTSELIAKLLNISENDVLVSSTGIIGKPLPFKKIKKAAPALVKGLSRSNANIAAKGILTTDTFEKEIAVEITLGTKKVKIGAMAKGSGMIAPNMATMLAYITTDAAISAPLLKSALKDACATSFNSITIDNCMSTNDMVIVMASGLAKNSKITKKGTDYAKFCKALQFICLDLAKKIVIDGEGATKFITVSVGSAKNDAQAKKVAFAIANSNLVKTAAYGSNPNWGRVAAAVGSLGLNITESQLKIKFSSFKKKDISIYVDLNIGSGLSTVYTSDLSTNYVEINGKYN
- the argB gene encoding acetylglutamate kinase, which gives rise to MENIIKKANILVEALPYIHAFRRKIFVIKYGGSILENDTIRKYIFEDLVFLSYVGIRTILVHGGGPFINARLQATGKKAEFHDGIRVTDKHTLDIVSEELGKLNKKIVSEIKGLNGDATGLIGYENIIHVEKKKASKDLGFVGQVKTINKKAIEKHLKRGHITVISPMGICSEQQSYNINADEVASAIAVSMNAEKLVLLTNVLGVLRDPKNPESLISTLTLEEVNQLKKKKIINAGMIPKVDACAETLAGGVHKTHIIDARMQHAILLEIFTDRGVGTQIIKKCEKQKS